The following coding sequences lie in one Porphyromonas asaccharolytica DSM 20707 genomic window:
- a CDS encoding LptF/LptG family permease yields the protein MRRKVISTVDRYIFTQFLATYFFSIVLILAVAIAFDVTEKLDKLLQPEVPLRAIIWDYYANFVPYYANLFSPLFVFIAVIYVTSRLAENSEIIAILSCGVSFRRLLKPYMLGAAVIAILTFLLSSFVIPPGNRIRIDFQNRYIKDKRITYANAIQMQVAPETFMFMSYYNDESKVGYTFSMDRFEGKDLKSRMMANSIVYDTLHNWQLQDYTITYFGERQDSLLRGNQLDTIIPITPKDFLVTEGDVEMLSTPQLYRSIQQQRMRGAATQLYAIELHKRIAMIPASFILTLMGVSLSARKRKGGMGLALAVGLSLSFLYILFMTVTSSFAVTGAMSPMVAAWLPNLVYLGISFVLYRLAPR from the coding sequence ATGCGTCGCAAGGTAATCTCTACGGTCGATAGGTACATCTTCACCCAGTTCCTGGCTACCTATTTTTTCTCCATTGTCCTGATCTTGGCGGTGGCGATAGCCTTCGACGTGACCGAAAAGCTAGACAAGCTCCTACAGCCAGAGGTGCCACTACGAGCTATCATATGGGACTACTACGCTAACTTCGTCCCTTACTATGCGAACCTCTTTAGCCCACTCTTTGTCTTCATAGCGGTCATCTATGTGACCTCGCGTCTGGCAGAGAATAGTGAGATCATTGCAATCCTAAGCTGCGGTGTGAGCTTCCGACGACTCCTCAAGCCGTACATGCTGGGCGCTGCCGTGATTGCGATACTGACTTTCCTCTTGAGTAGCTTCGTCATACCTCCAGGCAATCGCATTAGAATAGACTTTCAGAATAGATATATCAAGGACAAGCGCATCACCTACGCCAATGCTATCCAGATGCAGGTGGCACCTGAGACCTTTATGTTTATGTCCTATTACAATGATGAGAGCAAGGTCGGGTATACCTTTTCGATGGATCGCTTTGAGGGTAAAGATCTCAAGAGCCGTATGATGGCGAATAGCATTGTCTACGACACCCTCCACAACTGGCAGCTGCAGGACTATACGATCACATACTTCGGTGAGAGACAAGACTCGCTCCTTAGGGGTAATCAGCTAGACACGATCATCCCGATCACGCCAAAGGACTTCCTCGTCACCGAGGGAGATGTCGAGATGCTCTCCACGCCACAGCTATACCGCTCCATACAGCAGCAACGTATGAGAGGTGCAGCAACACAGCTCTACGCTATCGAGCTACACAAGCGCATCGCGATGATCCCCGCCTCCTTCATACTGACGCTCATGGGCGTCTCGCTCTCGGCTCGCAAGCGCAAGGGCGGCATGGGGCTAGCCCTCGCTGTGGGACTGTCGCTCAGCTTCCTCTACATCCTCTTCATGACGGTCACCTCCTCCTTTGCGGTTACGGGGGCTATGTCGCCAATGGTCGCAGCTTGGCTGCCGAACTTGGTTTACCTAGGCATCTCCTTCGTGCTCTACCGTCTTGCGCCACGCTAG
- the rny gene encoding ribonuclease Y, with protein MSIYLFSLLILLALIIGGGIVWVVVMRLHKQRAERILQEAQESADKVILEAHKTKKKELREADSILEKAQQDAEILKQQKMIEAKEYALQLKGELEERLADRTAQVQSRETTLQQLEQTLTARTKQLEDASSDLEHERKQMAQQEQLVAQKQEELNAAILSQQAKLEEIGGLSATQAREQLIESLRLEARDQAAAYTAEVIEEAKMNASQEARRLIVATIQRIATETSVENSVSVFHIDNDEVKGRIIGREGRNIRALEAATGVEIIVDDTPEAIVLSAFDPVRREVARLALHQLVQDGRIHPARIEEVVDRVSKQIEEEIIETGKRTIIDLGIHGMHPELVRLVGKMKYRSSYGQNLLQHARETANLCATMASELGLNAKKARRAGLLHDIGKVSDEEPELPHAILGMKLCEKYKEKPDICNAVGAHHEEIEMETLLAPIVQICDSISGARPGARHEIVEAYIKRLKDLEQLALSYPGVVKTYAIQAGRELRVIVGAEEIDDQATETLSADIAHKIQTEMTYPGQVKITVIRETRAVSYAK; from the coding sequence ATTAGCATATACCTATTTAGTTTACTCATATTGTTGGCTCTCATCATCGGTGGGGGCATCGTATGGGTTGTAGTGATGCGACTCCATAAGCAGCGAGCGGAGCGCATCCTACAGGAGGCTCAGGAGAGTGCCGACAAGGTTATTCTCGAGGCACATAAGACAAAAAAGAAAGAGCTACGTGAGGCTGACAGCATCCTAGAGAAAGCTCAGCAGGATGCCGAGATACTCAAGCAGCAGAAGATGATCGAAGCCAAGGAGTACGCCTTGCAGCTCAAGGGAGAGCTGGAGGAGCGCTTAGCAGATCGCACAGCACAGGTGCAGAGTCGAGAGACGACCCTACAGCAGCTGGAACAGACGCTCACAGCACGTACCAAGCAACTAGAAGATGCTTCGTCTGACCTCGAGCATGAGCGCAAGCAGATGGCACAGCAGGAGCAGCTAGTCGCTCAGAAGCAAGAGGAGCTAAATGCGGCCATCCTCAGCCAGCAAGCTAAGCTGGAGGAGATAGGTGGACTATCCGCTACCCAAGCTCGCGAGCAGCTCATCGAGTCCCTGCGCCTAGAGGCCCGTGATCAAGCGGCTGCCTACACAGCGGAGGTGATCGAAGAGGCTAAGATGAATGCTTCGCAAGAAGCTCGACGACTCATCGTAGCGACGATACAGCGCATCGCTACGGAGACCTCCGTGGAGAACTCGGTCTCAGTCTTTCATATAGACAATGACGAGGTCAAGGGACGCATCATCGGTCGTGAGGGACGTAACATACGAGCTCTCGAGGCTGCCACGGGTGTGGAGATCATCGTAGACGATACGCCAGAGGCTATCGTGCTCTCAGCCTTTGACCCTGTGCGCCGTGAGGTAGCTCGCCTAGCTCTGCATCAACTGGTACAGGACGGACGTATCCACCCGGCTCGCATTGAGGAGGTGGTAGATCGTGTGAGCAAGCAGATCGAGGAGGAGATCATCGAGACGGGCAAGAGGACGATCATCGACCTCGGTATCCATGGTATGCACCCTGAGCTGGTACGTCTAGTGGGCAAGATGAAGTATCGCTCCTCCTATGGGCAGAACCTACTGCAGCATGCTCGTGAGACGGCCAATCTCTGTGCTACGATGGCTTCTGAGCTGGGGCTTAATGCTAAGAAAGCTCGTCGTGCCGGCTTGTTACACGACATTGGCAAGGTGTCTGACGAGGAGCCTGAGCTACCACACGCTATCCTCGGCATGAAGCTTTGTGAGAAGTACAAGGAGAAGCCCGACATCTGCAACGCTGTCGGTGCTCACCATGAAGAGATAGAGATGGAGACGCTCCTAGCGCCTATCGTGCAGATATGTGACTCGATAAGCGGTGCTAGACCAGGGGCTCGTCATGAGATCGTCGAGGCGTACATCAAGCGTCTTAAAGACCTCGAGCAGCTGGCGCTCTCTTATCCAGGTGTGGTCAAGACCTATGCGATCCAAGCGGGTCGTGAGCTACGTGTCATCGTCGGAGCCGAAGAGATCGACGATCAGGCCACCGAAACGCTCTCGGCAGACATTGCTCACAAGATACAGACCGAGATGACCTACCCAGGGCAGGTCAAGATTACGGTGATCCGTGAGACTCGTGCCGTGAGCTATGCTAAGTAG
- a CDS encoding cell division protein ZapA, whose translation MAQMDQHSNSLEHRQSEMQSITLLVDGIAIPIDVPRSEEPYYRRAQHTISALVKKYRAAYPQPAESEEQLHWLMAAVDIAVQCEVLKESKDTTELLKRLSEVNSLLERQL comes from the coding sequence ATGGCACAAATGGATCAGCATAGCAACAGTCTAGAGCATCGTCAGAGCGAGATGCAGAGCATCACGCTACTGGTCGATGGTATCGCTATCCCCATTGACGTGCCACGCAGCGAGGAGCCTTACTATCGTCGTGCACAGCATACGATATCAGCTCTCGTCAAGAAGTATCGTGCTGCTTACCCACAGCCCGCAGAGAGCGAGGAGCAGCTTCACTGGCTTATGGCGGCCGTGGATATCGCCGTGCAGTGCGAGGTGCTCAAAGAGAGTAAAGACACGACAGAGCTACTGAAGCGTCTCTCTGAGGTAAATAGCCTTCTAGAGCGACAGTTGTAG
- a CDS encoding Rne/Rng family ribonuclease, with protein MNSELIIDVKPKEVSMAVLEDDELVELRTENRNIRYAVGDILLGEVDNVVRGNNAAFVNIGPMKNGFLHYNDLGKVFGATTHLLEDIAEKKKVPPIDKVKEGTPLPKDGNIINSGLKKGDKILVKVTREAFGTKGPSLSAELSIAGRFLVLVPFSDQVAISSEIRSTEERTRLKTIVQSVIKSGYGAIIRTQAAGKKTQELVEEMMDLIDRFETSIKKLVRAKAPTQIYEERNRAINLIRDSYNKTFTKIIVNDPDYYKELRGYVADIDPGREQIVTLYEDDSKRPLFDACGVTKQKKTLFGRKVTLRNGANIIIEQTEAMHVIDVNSSKKARRTSGQEETAFDVNMAVADLIARQIRLRDLGGIIVIDFIDMNEAAHNKELYEHMVKLMANDRATHKILPLSKFGLMQITRQRVRQATIIRTEETCPTCQGSGKIKTSITFTDDLEEIIAQLTSGDKPIRNFAMHLHPYVVAYIKKAPLLGSSIFTKWKKKYSKNIKLIEDQDVALLDYKIYDKDRNLVELEKLEK; from the coding sequence GTGAATAGTGAACTAATCATCGATGTAAAGCCCAAAGAGGTGTCTATGGCAGTGCTCGAAGATGACGAGCTCGTAGAGCTACGGACGGAGAATAGAAATATCCGTTACGCTGTTGGAGACATCCTGCTTGGCGAGGTAGACAATGTCGTCAGAGGCAATAACGCCGCCTTCGTCAACATAGGCCCCATGAAAAACGGCTTCCTTCACTACAATGATCTAGGCAAAGTATTTGGAGCGACAACTCACTTATTAGAAGATATAGCGGAAAAGAAGAAGGTACCCCCCATTGACAAAGTCAAAGAAGGTACCCCCCTTCCTAAGGATGGCAATATCATCAACTCGGGACTCAAGAAGGGTGACAAGATCCTCGTCAAGGTAACACGTGAAGCCTTCGGGACGAAAGGACCTAGTCTCTCTGCAGAGCTCTCCATAGCGGGTCGATTTCTAGTCCTAGTACCCTTTAGCGATCAGGTAGCCATCTCTAGCGAGATACGCTCCACGGAGGAGCGTACGAGGCTTAAGACGATCGTGCAGAGTGTCATCAAGAGTGGCTACGGAGCCATCATCCGAACGCAAGCTGCTGGGAAAAAGACCCAAGAGCTCGTCGAGGAGATGATGGATCTGATAGATCGATTCGAGACAAGTATCAAGAAGTTGGTCCGTGCCAAGGCTCCTACACAGATTTATGAGGAGCGAAATCGTGCTATCAACCTTATCCGAGACTCCTACAACAAGACCTTTACGAAGATCATCGTCAACGATCCAGACTACTACAAGGAGCTCAGAGGTTACGTAGCAGACATCGACCCAGGTAGAGAGCAGATCGTCACGCTCTATGAGGATGACAGTAAGCGCCCTCTCTTTGATGCTTGTGGTGTGACAAAGCAAAAGAAGACTCTCTTCGGGCGCAAAGTCACCCTACGCAATGGAGCCAACATCATCATCGAGCAAACCGAGGCTATGCACGTCATCGACGTCAATAGTAGCAAGAAGGCTCGTAGGACCTCTGGACAAGAGGAGACCGCCTTTGATGTCAATATGGCCGTCGCAGACCTCATAGCCCGACAGATCAGACTGCGAGATCTCGGAGGAATCATCGTAATCGACTTCATCGATATGAATGAAGCAGCTCACAACAAGGAGCTATACGAGCACATGGTGAAGCTTATGGCAAATGACCGAGCTACCCACAAGATACTTCCTCTGAGCAAGTTCGGACTCATGCAGATCACACGACAGCGCGTACGCCAGGCTACCATCATACGCACCGAGGAGACCTGTCCTACCTGTCAAGGCTCGGGAAAGATCAAGACCTCCATCACCTTTACAGATGATCTAGAGGAGATCATAGCCCAGCTGACCTCTGGCGACAAGCCCATTCGCAACTTTGCCATGCATCTACATCCCTACGTCGTCGCTTATATCAAGAAGGCTCCCCTCTTGGGATCTTCTATCTTTACTAAGTGGAAGAAGAAATACTCCAAAAACATCAAGCTGATCGAAGATCAAGATGTAGCACTCCTAGACTACAAGATCTATGACAAAGATCGTAATCTAGTGGAGCTAGAGAAGCTAGAGAAGTGA
- a CDS encoding HU family DNA-binding protein, whose product MTKAEVVKSIADTTGLDRQEVLQVVEAFMDTVKNAMSQGDNVYLRGFGSFVVKERAEKTARNISKQTTIIVPARKVPTFKPSKAFTAIIK is encoded by the coding sequence ATGACTAAAGCAGAAGTTGTAAAGAGTATAGCCGACACGACAGGCTTAGACCGACAGGAGGTCCTGCAGGTTGTAGAGGCCTTTATGGATACAGTCAAGAACGCCATGAGCCAGGGAGACAATGTCTACCTCAGAGGCTTCGGTAGTTTCGTCGTTAAGGAGCGCGCAGAGAAGACTGCACGCAACATCTCCAAGCAGACGACGATCATCGTACCAGCCCGCAAGGTTCCCACGTTCAAGCCTTCGAAAGCATTCACAGCCATAATCAAATAG
- the rpsT gene encoding 30S ribosomal protein S20 has translation MANHKSTLKRIRQSSTRRLRNRYASKTSRTMVKQFRAMTDRQEAEQALPKVYSTLDRLARKNIIHRNKAANLKSKMALHLKSL, from the coding sequence ATGGCAAATCATAAATCAACGCTGAAGAGAATCCGTCAGAGTTCCACACGTCGCCTTCGCAATCGCTATGCGAGCAAGACGTCGCGTACGATGGTCAAGCAGTTTCGTGCTATGACCGATCGTCAGGAAGCTGAGCAGGCTTTGCCGAAGGTGTATTCTACGCTAGATCGTCTAGCTCGTAAGAATATTATCCATCGCAATAAGGCTGCGAATCTGAAGTCTAAGATGGCTCTTCACCTCAAATCTCTCTAG
- a CDS encoding NAD(+)/NADH kinase encodes MDRHKINTIAVYGSHATMRLTDDVTALLTALAEHGVDLYIEAPLWEALQLAGIPEGYPQMRLGGETPYGDIALSLGGDGTLLRAVHKLRDVELPIWAINCGHLGFMTEMEPQEALHHLDDLLAGQYDIETRSLIDVSVAGEHVGTALNDLAVQKRETGSIIKIRVDLDGNLLAEYAADGLVVSTPSGSTAYALSLGGPIVTPQCQTLLLVPIAPHTLNMAPLIFPDTSVLTMRVSSLHPTFSIVIDGNLRVYDCGVEIVARKSDKRAHLLRLSHKPYAQVIREKLLWGRDLR; translated from the coding sequence ATGGATAGGCATAAGATAAATACGATAGCAGTATATGGTAGCCACGCTACGATGCGTCTCACGGACGATGTGACAGCACTACTGACAGCACTGGCAGAGCATGGTGTAGACCTTTATATAGAGGCTCCGCTTTGGGAGGCACTGCAACTAGCGGGTATCCCGGAGGGTTATCCGCAGATGCGACTAGGTGGAGAGACGCCCTATGGCGACATAGCTCTAAGTCTCGGAGGTGACGGTACGCTCCTGAGAGCTGTGCACAAGCTGAGAGACGTGGAGCTGCCTATATGGGCGATCAACTGCGGGCACCTCGGCTTTATGACCGAGATGGAGCCACAGGAAGCTCTGCATCACCTCGATGATCTGCTGGCTGGACAGTACGATATAGAGACCCGCTCGCTGATCGATGTGAGTGTGGCGGGAGAGCATGTCGGCACTGCGCTCAATGATCTGGCGGTGCAAAAACGAGAGACAGGATCTATCATCAAGATACGCGTAGATCTAGACGGCAACTTGCTGGCTGAGTACGCTGCCGACGGCTTGGTCGTGAGCACTCCCTCCGGCTCGACCGCCTATGCGCTTAGCCTAGGAGGCCCTATCGTGACTCCTCAGTGTCAGACCTTGCTGCTAGTGCCTATAGCACCTCATACGCTCAATATGGCTCCGCTCATCTTCCCCGACACCAGTGTGCTGACGATGAGAGTCTCTTCGCTACACCCCACTTTCTCCATTGTAATCGATGGTAATCTGCGAGTCTACGACTGTGGTGTCGAGATCGTCGCCCGCAAGAGTGACAAGCGAGCCCACCTGCTACGTCTCTCGCACAAGCCGTATGCCCAGGTCATCCGCGAGAAGCTCCTTTGGGGCCGTGACTTGAGATAG
- a CDS encoding HIRAN domain-containing protein has product MSHEIIPVSPELLALIGTEGINALGLPKREIFLLDIVVAGTSFCPIVQELYPTLLPDTVLRMVRQPPNEHDENAIAIYYEEHRIGYVPQELNLVISRLMDAGKEFYARVVQVKKIHEWVRISAKLFMIE; this is encoded by the coding sequence ATGAGTCACGAGATCATACCAGTCAGCCCAGAGCTACTAGCGCTCATTGGGACTGAAGGAATCAACGCATTAGGACTACCCAAGCGGGAGATCTTCCTCCTAGACATTGTAGTCGCTGGGACCTCCTTCTGCCCTATCGTACAGGAGCTTTACCCTACGCTACTGCCTGACACAGTGCTACGTATGGTACGACAGCCGCCAAACGAGCACGACGAAAACGCCATCGCCATCTACTACGAGGAGCACCGCATAGGTTATGTGCCCCAAGAACTCAATCTGGTCATATCACGGCTGATGGATGCTGGTAAAGAGTTTTACGCTCGGGTCGTCCAGGTTAAGAAGATCCACGAGTGGGTGCGCATATCGGCCAAGCTCTTTATGATCGAGTGA
- a CDS encoding DUF2851 family protein — protein MQETWLHQIWGNRLYESLTFEPHPCIPEGVTPIVIDPGRYNTNGGPDFSNLKLRIGSLTWAGNGEIHCHTTDWLRHGHQLDPAYNNVLLHIVLQDDGPISLQAGTPPITCRMQINPDLLAIAQQLTEAPQIPRCGEACSQLPEEVQDDWFAQLTHERLDKKCQQIEAAMSFFKGDLAAVTHLFLMRYLGAKVNHDAFEQIARRLSPSILLKHKSSPLALEALLLGMGGLLESDPISPEVDQYRERLGEEFTFLAHKYHLSPLPPGTIRMLRLRPSAFPHRRLAYLAALYYHSDNLPGELLRTSSLAHLEQLLMVTPSDYWQRHYHWGSESHAQLGTIGRATIESIAINVVIPLQYYLTKERDLLGLSLVSDSLMSAHDLPAERNSVVRRFVHEGLHPRSAYDTQALLELYGSYCEPRRCWLCPVGRKLLQNYGAMTLPPSIGEEKCK, from the coding sequence ATGCAGGAGACGTGGCTACACCAGATATGGGGCAATAGGCTCTACGAGTCGCTCACCTTCGAGCCACACCCCTGCATCCCCGAGGGGGTGACGCCGATCGTCATCGACCCGGGACGATACAATACCAATGGCGGGCCCGACTTTAGCAATCTTAAGCTGCGTATAGGCTCCCTGACCTGGGCGGGCAATGGCGAGATACATTGCCATACGACAGACTGGCTACGCCATGGGCACCAGCTAGACCCAGCTTACAATAATGTACTGCTACATATCGTACTGCAGGACGATGGTCCCATCTCTCTGCAGGCTGGCACGCCGCCTATCACCTGCCGTATGCAGATCAATCCTGACTTGCTGGCCATAGCGCAGCAACTCACCGAGGCTCCGCAGATACCGCGCTGCGGGGAGGCTTGTAGCCAGCTTCCCGAGGAGGTGCAGGACGACTGGTTTGCACAGCTTACGCATGAACGACTGGACAAGAAGTGTCAGCAGATAGAGGCAGCGATGAGCTTTTTCAAGGGAGATCTAGCAGCGGTAACACACCTCTTCCTGATGCGTTACCTAGGAGCCAAAGTAAATCACGATGCTTTCGAGCAGATCGCTCGCCGGCTCTCCCCCTCGATCCTACTCAAGCACAAGAGCTCGCCTCTAGCCCTCGAGGCGCTCCTCCTAGGTATGGGCGGACTGCTAGAGAGTGACCCGATCTCTCCAGAAGTAGATCAGTATAGGGAGCGACTGGGAGAGGAGTTTACCTTCCTAGCACATAAGTACCACCTGTCACCCCTACCGCCAGGCACCATCCGTATGCTACGACTGCGCCCGAGCGCCTTCCCGCATCGTCGGCTTGCCTATCTAGCAGCGCTGTACTACCATAGTGACAATCTGCCAGGCGAGCTGCTCCGCACATCCTCGTTGGCCCATCTCGAGCAGCTACTCATGGTGACCCCCTCCGACTACTGGCAGCGACACTACCACTGGGGGAGCGAGTCGCATGCACAGCTCGGCACCATAGGACGTGCTACCATCGAGAGCATTGCGATCAATGTGGTCATACCGCTTCAGTACTACCTCACGAAGGAGCGTGACCTGCTTGGTCTCTCCTTAGTGAGCGACTCGCTGATGAGTGCACACGACCTCCCCGCAGAGCGCAATAGCGTCGTGCGTCGCTTCGTCCACGAAGGATTGCACCCCCGCAGTGCTTATGACACGCAGGCACTCCTAGAGCTCTACGGAAGCTACTGTGAGCCACGTCGCTGCTGGCTATGTCCCGTAGGGCGGAAGCTCCTACAGAACTACGGCGCCATGACCCTACCACCCTCTATCGGTGAGGAAAAGTGTAAGTAG
- a CDS encoding mannose-1-phosphate guanylyltransferase: MEHYYCVIMSGGVGSRFWPISRQSRPKQFLDFFGTGSSLLQDTYKRFLRIVPEDHIYIVTHADYVDLTLEQLPGLKRDQVLTEPLRRNTAPCIAYACYHIQQRDPKASIVVAASDHIIMNEDNFVQTVSQSLRFAALHPYLLTLGIKPTAPETGYGYIQVDSSEMPLDGQYHKVKVFTEKPNREMAEIFVSCGEFLWNSGMFVWHVKTILDAFAKYMPEVSRLFTERASDFGTAREQEAIEEIYPYCPSISIDYGVLEKADNVLVTPATFGWADLGTWGALYDQSSKDQTGNVTNHEKTQFYESMNNILYIDDPDLLAVVQGVDDCIIAKHGNVLLICKREAEQSIKNYVTDVEIEAGQDYI; this comes from the coding sequence ATGGAGCATTACTATTGTGTCATCATGAGTGGCGGGGTGGGGAGTCGCTTTTGGCCTATCTCACGTCAGTCACGACCCAAGCAATTTCTAGACTTCTTCGGCACGGGAAGTTCACTCCTACAGGACACTTACAAGCGGTTCCTACGGATCGTCCCTGAGGATCATATTTACATCGTCACCCATGCCGACTACGTCGATCTGACTCTCGAGCAGCTTCCAGGGCTCAAGCGAGACCAGGTCCTCACCGAGCCTTTACGACGCAACACAGCCCCATGTATCGCTTACGCCTGCTACCATATCCAGCAGCGAGACCCTAAGGCTTCGATCGTTGTGGCGGCTTCGGATCATATCATTATGAATGAGGACAACTTCGTCCAGACCGTCAGCCAGTCGCTCCGCTTTGCAGCGCTACACCCTTACCTCCTGACGCTAGGCATCAAGCCCACAGCGCCCGAGACGGGATACGGGTACATACAGGTGGACTCTAGCGAGATGCCTCTCGACGGACAGTATCACAAGGTGAAGGTCTTTACCGAAAAGCCCAATCGTGAGATGGCCGAGATATTTGTCTCCTGTGGCGAGTTCCTCTGGAACAGTGGTATGTTCGTCTGGCACGTCAAGACGATCCTCGATGCTTTTGCCAAGTATATGCCCGAGGTGAGCAGACTCTTTACCGAGCGGGCGAGCGACTTCGGTACCGCCCGCGAGCAAGAGGCGATCGAGGAGATCTATCCATACTGCCCTAGTATATCCATCGACTACGGGGTCTTGGAAAAAGCGGACAATGTGCTGGTCACTCCCGCGACCTTTGGCTGGGCTGACCTAGGCACCTGGGGAGCTCTTTATGATCAGAGCTCCAAGGATCAGACGGGCAATGTGACAAATCACGAGAAGACCCAATTCTACGAGTCGATGAATAATATCCTCTACATCGATGACCCAGACCTCCTGGCAGTCGTGCAAGGCGTCGACGACTGTATCATCGCTAAGCATGGCAACGTGCTGCTCATCTGCAAGCGTGAGGCGGAGCAGAGTATCAAGAACTATGTCACCGATGTGGAGATAGAGGCTGGACAGGACTACATCTGA
- the rodA gene encoding rod shape-determining protein RodA: MPYLSKQRRSNLLMRLDWPLIILYLLMVAGGWLAICGATYDFTPGHLLEMGGRPMQQLIWISLALGLGGIVLLIDEDLFESGAPYLYIAFILLLIVTAIVAPDIKGSRSWLVIGPVRVQPAEFAKLGTALMLAYWLNRPEFKLTTLRGYLEVFAIILLPMAIIILQSETGSALVFCAFFLALYREGLSGAFLLLASLAVTLFVVSLMLADVSWGATDASRLLICSIISAATLLYLSSIVRWKPRERRILWIVTAVYFVGMYISLRWLQIDYSYVALVLMSCIILFCFVRALLHYSRSYLLVGLASLGLLAFSLSVEYVYNDILAPHQQTRIAVSLGIEQDPRGAGYNVDQAKIAIGSGGLTGKGFLQGTQTKLKYVPEQDTDFIFCTIGEEQGFAGSVGLLLLFLAMILRIMWRAEQHPSTFGRVYGYCLACVLLFHLMVNVGMVLGLVPVIGIPLPFFSYGGSSLWGFSLMLALFLKIDASGKR; encoded by the coding sequence ATGCCATACCTTAGTAAGCAGCGACGTAGCAACCTACTGATGCGCCTTGACTGGCCGCTCATCATCCTCTATCTCCTGATGGTAGCTGGGGGGTGGCTCGCTATCTGTGGCGCCACGTACGACTTCACGCCGGGTCATCTGCTAGAGATGGGAGGCCGACCGATGCAGCAGCTCATATGGATCTCTCTAGCTCTGGGGCTAGGCGGGATCGTGCTACTCATCGACGAAGATCTCTTTGAGTCTGGGGCGCCATACCTATACATCGCCTTTATACTCCTGCTCATCGTAACTGCTATCGTGGCACCTGACATCAAAGGCTCCCGCTCGTGGCTCGTCATAGGTCCCGTCAGGGTGCAGCCCGCTGAGTTTGCCAAGCTCGGCACCGCACTCATGCTCGCCTACTGGCTCAATCGTCCCGAGTTCAAGCTCACCACCCTGCGCGGCTATCTAGAGGTCTTTGCGATCATCCTCTTGCCCATGGCGATCATTATCCTGCAGAGCGAGACAGGGTCGGCACTCGTCTTCTGCGCCTTCTTCTTAGCACTCTATCGTGAGGGACTCTCAGGAGCCTTCCTTCTACTCGCCTCGCTAGCGGTGACGCTCTTTGTGGTGTCACTCATGCTGGCCGACGTGAGCTGGGGTGCGACCGACGCTAGTCGGCTCCTCATCTGTAGCATCATCTCAGCAGCTACGCTCCTCTACCTCAGTAGCATCGTACGGTGGAAGCCACGTGAGCGGCGCATCTTGTGGATCGTCACCGCCGTATACTTCGTCGGTATGTATATCTCTCTGCGCTGGCTGCAGATCGATTACAGCTATGTCGCCTTAGTACTGATGAGCTGCATCATCCTCTTCTGCTTCGTTCGCGCTTTGCTACATTACTCCCGCTCCTACCTCTTAGTCGGCTTAGCCAGCTTAGGCTTGCTGGCCTTCTCGCTCTCGGTAGAGTACGTCTACAACGACATCCTCGCACCGCATCAGCAGACCCGTATAGCGGTATCCCTCGGCATCGAGCAGGATCCACGCGGAGCTGGGTACAATGTGGATCAGGCAAAGATCGCCATCGGTTCAGGCGGCCTCACAGGCAAAGGGTTCCTCCAGGGCACCCAGACGAAGCTCAAGTATGTCCCCGAGCAAGACACCGATTTCATCTTCTGCACCATCGGCGAGGAGCAAGGCTTTGCGGGATCCGTCGGTCTGCTTCTACTCTTCCTCGCTATGATCCTACGCATCATGTGGCGAGCGGAGCAACACCCCTCCACCTTCGGGCGGGTCTATGGGTACTGCCTAGCGTGCGTCCTACTCTTTCACCTTATGGTCAATGTGGGTATGGTGCTGGGGCTGGTGCCCGTCATCGGCATCCCGCTCCCCTTCTTCAGCTATGGAGGCTCCTCGCTCTGGGGCTTCTCACTGATGCTCGCACTCTTCCTCAAGATCGACGCCTCGGGCAAGCGATAG